One window of the Yamadazyma tenuis chromosome 6, complete sequence genome contains the following:
- a CDS encoding uncharacterized protein (COG:S; EggNog:ENOG503P6XP), with product MTDKYESDDLDLENAIGDVFKSFELSQIDPQAIPGSENPVVDQNSADHNPDEEFNDKDIHYHPSTQNHLVQIGSHPHDTEQHDDHDLDIIDDAITSAFSSLHDSQIRQHHEQQHSETPQQTQDTALSDEAHNNEPPKSHSQQASEQHEDIRNHNHDNDHNENSIEDDDFNLANVITSAIQSINTIQPNEQSDDQKDEHKSLPVENSHESQQPSEEQNEDHSAYSPLQVEKNYEEDAADDLDLQNAIGNAFESIKESDFNLNKVISESFQNLTGREKLLNKSQIAKLRENEHIPEDVLQQLAKEITNQVSEMDDSNQIKNKHLDLPKIDDQVLNHFVNEANKEKREGSDAVVPAEIPTQGDGDDDSQLQSTIADAVKNVIGEGQQNKEVELDNSQMNDILTNAFNMAMENPTELLSNLETDEFKAREDLHYDNHELNKRLSLIDSSSTRKPVDLNHQLGSMMASLSKNNDSNLLNVIKSLTTFLTNSNFQIFKNSQSLISIINQYKHNDFEKLFINSLNLSKNYLRSNSKLKCIVAIDNILILFGKSISGDILNYNYNLITLITNSIINCITNYANLKNFKDSIFKKPRLSSLEHKEKIRIENRQRKQKWREENRERNKDNDLRTRVSKRANATFGEKESIEKLNWIEEEFNRRKERRLSKQKKENTGPNSLSGDESKDFNNEQFIQDKNLIQLVNDFFNIFSNFSPKDDPETGLFTTSVTISSASIIYLLSFNPSFEFKKLDTIVTSIVNSLLSTFNSVDQQERLFYLARGSHVKLDNLKSIYNDELNYSVDPELNTIQQSEVDSYSGQSNSSGEGARDESSDEIRVESSTKRMKLEEKVENSSINLKFPAYKNDETMKKSNTQVISGSPASSSMNMRNLKKPGTFKKPSYNDKKGKSLGFPPLYSTSIKH from the coding sequence ATGACTGACAAGTATGAATCTGACGACTTGGACCTTGAAAATGCGATCGGGGACGTCTTCAAGCTGTTTGAGTTGTCACAAATTGACCCCCAGGCAATCCCCGGCTCCGAGAACCCAGTCGTTGACCAGAATCTGGCTGACCATAATCCCGATGAGGAGTTCAATGATAAGGACATACATTACCATCCTCTGACACAAAATCATTTAGTTCAGATAGGTTCACATCCCCACGATACCGAACAGCATGATGATCATGATTTGGATATTATTGATGATGCCATCACCAGTGCATTTAGTAGTTTACATGACTCACAAATACGACAACACCACGAACAACAACATAGTGAAACGCCACAACAGACCCAGGACACGGCTTTGCTGGATGAGGCACATAATAATGAACCCCCAAAATCTCATCTGCAACAAGCTTCCGAACAACATGAAGATATCAGAAACCATAACCACGATAATGACCATAACGAGAACAGCATAGAGGATGacgacttcaacttggctaATGTGATTACCAGCGCCATTCAAAGCATCAATACCATACAACCTAACGAACAATCTGATGACCAAAAAGATGAACATAAGTCGCTACCGGTAGAAAATAGTCATGAACTGCAGCAACCGTCTGAAGAGCAAAACGAGGATCATTCTGCATACTCTCCtctccaagttgaaaagaattatgaagaagatgctgCGGATGACTTGGACTTACAGAATGCCATAGGAAATGCTTTTGAGTCAATCAAAGAGAGCGATTTTAATTTGAATAAGGTGATATCTGAGtcttttcaaaatttgACTGGTAGAGAGAAactcttgaacaaatctCAGATAGCTAAGTTGCGTGAAAATGAGCATATACCTGAAGATGTATTGCAACAATTAGCCAAAGAAATAACTAACCAGGTCAGTGAAATGGATGATTCGAATCAAATAAAGAACAAGCATTTAGACTTGCCTAAAATAGATGATCAAGTGTTGAATCATTTCGTTAACGAAGCTAATAAGGAGAAGCGTGAAGGATCAGATGCTGTTGTTCCTGCAGAAATTCCTACTCAGGGAGACGGTGATGACGATTCCCAATTACAATCAACTATTGCTGACGCGGTCAAGAATGTTATTGGAGAAGGGCAGCAAAATAAGGAAGTGGAATTGGACAACCTGCAAATGAATGATATTTTAACCAATGCCTTTAATATGGCTATGGAAAATCCTACAGAATTGTTGAGTAATCTAGAAACCGATGAGTTCAAAGCTCGTGAGGATTTGCATTACGACAACCATGAGTTGAATAAGAGATTATCTCTCATCGATTCTCTGAGCACCAGGAAACCAGTGGATTTGAATCACCAATTAGGATCAATGATGGCGAGTTTGTCTAAGAATAATGATTCCAACTTATTAAATGTTATTAAATCCTTGACGACATTtttgacaaattcaaacttccaaatcttcaaaaattccCAATCCTTGATATCCATCATAAATCAGTATAAGCAcaatgattttgaaaaattattTATTAATTCCTTGAATTTATCCAAGAATTATTTGAGATCGAATTCCAAATTGAAGTGTATCGTGGCAATTGATAacattttgattttgtttggaAAGTCTATTAGTGGGGATATTTTGAACTACAATTATAATCTAATAACTTTAATCACAAACTCGATTATCAACTGCATCACCAATTATGCAAATCTCAAGAATTTCAAGGACTCTATTTTCAAGAAGCCTAGGTTGTCCAGTCTCGAACACAAGGAAAAGATTCGTATTGAAAACAGGCAGCGTAAGCAGAAGTGGAGAGAAGAAAATAGAGAGAGAAACAAAGACAACGATTTGAGAACTAGAGTTTCAAAACGTGCCAATGCCACATTTGGAGAAAAGGAGTCTATTGAAAAGCTAAATTGGatcgaagaagagttcaacagacgaaaagaaagaaggtTATCGAAGcaaaagaaggaaaacaCCGGTCCCAACTCTCTAAGTGGTGACGAGTCTAAAgatttcaacaatgaaCAGTTTATCCAAGACAAGAATTTAATACAGTTGGTCAACGATTTCTTTAACatcttttcaaacttttcGCCTAAGGATGATCCTGAAACAGGTTTGTTCACTACGTCAGTGACTATATCATCGGCCTCAATTATTTATTTGTTAAGTTTCAATCCACTGTTCGAATTCAAAAAGCTTGACACGATTGTTACATCCATTGTTAATAGCTTACTAAGCACCTTTAATTCGGTagatcaacaagaacggtTGTTTTATTTGGCTAGGGGGTCCCACGTGAAGTTGGATAACTTGAAATCCATCTACAATGACGAATTAAATTATTCAGTGGATCCTGAATTGAACACCATTCAGCAATCAGAAGTCGATTCGTACCTGGGACAGTCCAACTCTCTGGGTGAAGGTGCTAGAGATGAGAGTTCTGATGAAATACGCGTTGAATCTTCAACCAAACGTATGAAGCTCGAAGAGAAGGTGGAAAACAGCTCTataaacttgaagtttccaGCATACAAAAACGATGAAACTATGAAGAAAAGTAATACCCAAGTGATTTCTGGACTGCCAGCTAGTTCTCTGATGAACATgagaaacttgaaaaagCCGGGTACGTTCAAGAAGCCTAGCTATAATGATAAAAAGGGTAAGAGTCTAGGATTCCCACCTTTATATTCTACTTCGATAAAACACTAA